A single window of Penaeus vannamei isolate JL-2024 unplaced genomic scaffold, ASM4276789v1 unanchor186, whole genome shotgun sequence DNA harbors:
- the LOC113825123 gene encoding uncharacterized protein, translating to MGAAPLCTRGGVAPGGPTATPAQGGSPSVIQWSRCHTSHLECRTRVNSCVGVTCGAGSRCGRGWAWVWLLMAAGWAALLAPTCQANPDAKRLYDDLLSSYNRLIRPVGNNSDRLTVKLGLKLSQLIDVVSPALSALAHFRGRKTCVLGDLWYRRLYGDHAAAAAAAAAAAAAAGICICLTAFRWHTSGAHCVGMIKAYRI from the exons ATGGGGGCAGCACCACTCTGTACGCGGGGGGGTGTCGCGCCCGGGGGTCCCACGGCTACGCCTGCTCAAGGAGGGTCTCCGTCAGTGATTCAGTGGTCTCGCTGTCACACTAGCCACCTCGAGTGCAGAACCAGAGTGAACTCTTGTGTAGGGGTGACATGTGGTGCTGGGTCCAGGTGTGGAAGGGGCTGGGCGTGGGTATGGTTGCTGATGGCTGCAGGATGGGCGGCTCTATTAGCGCCCACCTGCCAGGCCAACCCGGACGCCAAGCGCCTCTATGACGATCTACTTAGCTCCTACAACCGCCTCATCCGCCCTGTCGGCAACAACTCGGACAGACTCACCGTCAAGCTCGGCCTTAAGCTCTCTCAGCTCATCGATGTGGTAAGTCCAGCTCTGTCCGCCTTAGCTCACTTCCGAGGCCGAAAGAC ATGTGTGCTGGGAGACCTTTGGTATCGACGGCTATACGGAGATcatgctgctgccgctgctgctgccgctgctgctgctgctgctgcgggcaTCTGCATCTGTCTGACTGCTTTCCGATGGCACACATCAGGCGCGCACTGTGTAGGGATGATAAAAGCCTACAGGATATGA